The following are encoded together in the Bos javanicus breed banteng chromosome 4, ARS-OSU_banteng_1.0, whole genome shotgun sequence genome:
- the GPR37 gene encoding prosaposin receptor GPR37 — protein sequence MRAAGAPLARTSRLLLLLLLKVSASPALGSALAPRKENCLGERCAPTLIQRHSRDAWGPGDSAGDLLPTREPREEEQEAVVRSAPPWDLPAGPVGDPGVGRGAEALAAEPSGPPARPPGAWRWKGARGQEPPETLGRGNPTALQFFLHTSEEKKGSRGAGLSGRSQEQSARKEPGASDLYYWPRRAGKLQGSHHDPQPKTVHGPSGYEGRTIAPPGRALAQNGSSLEGVHERGGPRRENSTHPRLRLKNPFYPLTQESYGAYAVMCLSVVIFGTGIIGNLAVMCIVCHNYYMRSISNSLLANLAFWDFLIIFFCLPLVIFHELTKKWLLEDFSCKIVPYIEVASLGVTTFTLCALCIDRFRAATNVQMYYEMIENCSSTTAKLAVIWVGALLLALPEVVLRQLSKEDLGLSGQAPAERCVIKISPDLPDTIYVLALTYDSARLWWYFGCYFCLPTLFTITCSLVTARKIRKAEKACTRGNKRQIQLESQMNCTVVALTILYGFCIIPENICNIVTAYMATGVSQQTMDLLNIISQFLLFFKSCVTPVLLFCLCKPFSRAFMDCCCCCCDECIQKSSTVTSDDNDNEYTTELELSPFSTIRREMSTFASVGTHC from the exons ATGCGGGCCGCGGGCGCACCTCTCGCCCGCACCTCgcggctgctgcttctgctattGCTCAAGGTGTCCGCTTCTCCTGCCCTCGGGTCCGCCCTTGCGCCCAGGAAGGAAAATTGTCTGGGAGAAAGATGTGCACCTACACTGATCCAGCGTCACAGCAGGGACGCTTGGGGACCAGGAGATTCTGCAGGAGACCTTCTGCCAACTCGTGAGcccagggaggaggagcaggaggcagTGGTGCGCTCGGCGCCCCCGTGGGACCTACCGGCCGGTCCCGTCGGTGACCCAGGTGTGGGCAGAGGGGCGGAGGCGTTGGCAGCTGAGCCCTCGGGACCACCGGCTAGGCCACCTGGAGCCTGGAGGTGGAAAGGTGCCAGGGGTCAGGAGCCCCCTGAAACTTTGGGGAGAGGGAACCCCACGGCTCTCCAGTTCTTCCTTCACACCTCAGAGGAGAAGAAGGGTTCCAGAGGCGCTGGCCTTTCTGGGCGTAGCCAGGAGCAGAGTGCAAGGAAAGAACCCGGAGCCAGCGACCTTTATTATTGGCCAAGGAGAGCTGGGAAACTCCAAGGTTCTCACCATGACCCCCAACCCAAGACGGTCCATGGGCCGTCGGGGTACGAAGGGCGGACGATTGCACCCCCTGGCAGGGCGCTGGCTCAGAATGGGTCCTCCCTTGAAGGAGTTCATGAACGTGGGGGTCCCCGGCGGGAGAACAGCACGCACCCACGCTTGCGACTGAAGAACCCGTTCTACCCGCTCACCCAGGAGTCGTACGGAGCCTATGCGGTCATGTGTTTGTCCGTGGTGATCTTCGGGACCGGCATCATTGGCAACCTGGCAGTGATGTGCatcgtgtgtcacaactactacATGCGGAGCATCTCCAACTCCCTCTTGGCCAACCTGGCCTTCTGGGACTTTCTCATCATCTTCTTCTGCCTTCCGCTGGTCATCTTTCATGAACTGACCAAGAAGTGGCTGCTGGAGGACTTCTCCTGCAAGATCGTGCCCTATATAGAG GTTGCTTCTCTGGGAGTCACTACCTTCACTTTATGCGCTCTGTGTATAGACCGCTTCCGGGCGGCCACCAACGTCCAGATGTACTATGAAATGATAGAAAACTGTTCTTCCACAACCGCCAAACTTGCTGTGATATGGGTGGGCGCTCTCCTGCTAGCCCTGCCAGAAGTGGTGCTCCGCCAGTTGAGTAAGGAGGACCTGGGCTTGAGCGGGCAAGCTCCTGCTGAGCGCTGCGTCATCAAGATCTCCCCCGACCTCCCCGACACCATCTATGTCTTAGCCCTCACCTACGACAGCGCTAGACTCTGGTGGTATTTCGGCTGTTACTTCTGTTTGCCCACGCTTTTCACCATCACCTGCTCTCTAGTGACTGCAAGGAAAATCCGCAAAGCCGAGAAAGCCTGTACCCGGGGGAATAAGCGACAGATTCAGCTAGAAAGCCAGATGAACTGTACAGTCGTGGCTTTGACCATTTTATATGGATTTTGCATTATTCCTGAAAACATTTGCAACATTGTGACTGCTTACATGGCCACAGGGGTTTCCCAGCAGACAATGGACCTTCTAAATATCATCAGCCAGTTCCTTCTGTTCTTTAAGTCCTGTGTCACCCCTgtcctcctcttctgtctctgcAAACCCTTCAGTCGGGCCTttatggactgctgctgctgctgctgtgacgAGTGCATTCAGAAGTCGTCCACGGTGACCAGTGATGACAATGACAACGAATACACCACAGAACTGGAGCTCTCACCCTTCAGTACCATACGCCGGGAAATGTCCACGTTTGCTTCTGTTGGAACTCATTGCTGA
- the LOC133246373 gene encoding uncharacterized protein LOC133246373, with amino-acid sequence MCLGNSAPPNPGNPRLLRTGRRGFGNPRPLPKLFLLSLKVDQGAARAAGRRVPAEKGIGGGGGVGRAGAAPRWTGPAAAGARCGDGGHSPGGDCGAWNRRGRGGAWLGRGEVARPLPAAPAAARAREIQCSAPRLLPFLSLLREILVCGETGSPGGLRLTKPTHVSFKPFVAAFTRRSWKRRGNKGGDAESARLEARDGRDMLIPQMSKPARPVPEPGCGKREGRDPCVRFQSAVAPELVQARVPEGVVRYQ; translated from the coding sequence ATGTGCCTAGGAAACTCTGCCCCACCTAACCCCGGCAACCCGAGGCTGCTGCGGACCGGGAGGCGAGGGTTTGGAAACCCGCGGCCACTGCCGAAGTTGTTTCTCCTCTCGCTCAAAGTTGACCAGGGGGCGGCGCGGGCTGCTGGGCGGCGCGTCCCCGCGGAGAAGGGAATcggtggtggaggtggggtggggagggctggcgCTGCTCCTCGGTGGACGGGGCCGGCGGCCGCAGGAGCTCGTTGCGGCGACGGCGGGCACAGCCCGGGCGGAGACTGTGGTGCCTGGAACCGCCGCGGGCGAGGCGGTGCATGGCTGGGAAGGGGGGAGGTGGCCCGGCCTCTCCCCGCCGCTCCAGCCGCGGCGCGCGCCCGCGAAATCCAGTGCTCCGCTCCtcgcctcctccccttcctcagcCTCCTGCGAGAGATTCTGGTTTGTGGGGAGACGGGATCCCCTGGTGGCTTACGACTCACTAAACCCACACACGTTTCATTCAAGCCCTTTGTAGCGGCTTTCACACGTAGGAGCTGGAAGCGGAGAGGGAACAAGGGCGGAGACGCGGAGTCTGCGCGGCTCGAGGCTAGGGATGGGCGGGACATGTTAATTCCCCAGATGTCTAAGCCAGCCAGACCGGTCCCAGAGCCAGGTTGCgggaagagagaggggagagaccCATGCGTTCGCTTCCAATCGGCTGTGGCCCCTGAGCTTGTTCAGGCCCGGGTCCCGGAGGGAGTGGTAAG